The Metabacillus sediminilitoris genome window below encodes:
- a CDS encoding ferritin family protein gives MYSNHNFYNYGVYYNDYYRTTNDTQLVNDIQKAINAEYSAVACYEKLAKLAPTQDERNKILEIQKDERRHLEEFSKIYTNLTGRQPTFKISEECPAKYRAGIEFAFKDEQEAVDFYLDIADKAQDASIKDRFRRAAADEQNHAVWFLFFLKSKVTHTNRQVENYGAKGALSASTLSVPQMLTYALQDEYLAQARYDNILGTFGYIRTFAQIKEAEMRHINALLPLFERYQVPLPVDISQSFVLTPENIKAAYAAGVQGEIDNISMYERFLSLDIPNDMRTVFSQLRNASLSHLAAFERGLARTF, from the coding sequence ATGTATTCAAATCATAATTTCTATAATTATGGTGTTTATTATAATGACTATTATCGTACAACAAATGACACTCAACTTGTAAATGATATTCAGAAAGCAATTAATGCAGAGTATAGTGCTGTTGCTTGTTATGAAAAGTTAGCCAAACTAGCACCTACACAGGATGAAAGGAACAAAATACTTGAGATACAAAAAGATGAAAGGCGTCATCTTGAAGAGTTCAGTAAAATTTATACAAATCTAACAGGTAGGCAGCCAACTTTTAAAATCAGTGAGGAATGTCCAGCTAAGTACAGAGCAGGAATCGAATTTGCCTTTAAAGATGAACAAGAAGCCGTTGATTTTTATTTAGATATCGCAGATAAGGCACAGGATGCTTCTATTAAAGATAGATTTCGTCGTGCAGCAGCAGATGAACAAAATCACGCTGTATGGTTTTTGTTTTTTTTAAAATCAAAGGTAACACACACTAATCGGCAAGTTGAAAATTACGGTGCTAAAGGAGCATTAAGTGCTTCCACATTGTCCGTACCTCAAATGCTGACTTATGCCCTTCAAGACGAATACTTGGCACAAGCAAGATATGATAATATTCTAGGAACTTTTGGATATATTCGTACATTTGCACAAATAAAAGAAGCCGAAATGAGACATATAAATGCGTTGTTGCCTCTTTTTGAACGTTATCAAGTACCTTTACCTGTAGATATATCGCAGTCATTCGTTTTAACTCCAGAAAACATTAAGGCAGCATATGCTGCTGGCGTTCAAGGAGAAATAGACAATATTTCTATGTATGAAAGATTTTTATCACTTGATATCCCTAACGATATGAGAACGGTTTTTTCACAACTTCGTAACGCCTCTTTGAGTCATCTTGCAGCATTTGAAAGAGGTCTTGCAAGAACTTTTTAG
- a CDS encoding recombinase family protein, with amino-acid sequence MDNKEFGYVRVSSKDQNEARQLDSMYALGIDERDIHIDKQSGKDFNRPQYQALKLRLRKGDTLYIHSLDRLGRNKEMILNEWKDITQNIKAHIVVVDMLLLDTRKYNDSIGSFVSDLVLQILSWVAEEERIKIQTRQAEGIASAKAQGKHLGRPKTSITSEFEQAYKQWKAGEITAVEAMKKSNMTKATFYRKVKEYEAS; translated from the coding sequence ATGGATAACAAAGAGTTTGGATATGTACGAGTAAGTAGTAAAGACCAAAACGAAGCACGACAACTGGATAGTATGTATGCTCTTGGAATTGATGAGCGTGATATTCATATCGACAAGCAAAGCGGTAAAGACTTCAATAGACCTCAATACCAAGCTTTGAAATTGCGTTTGCGAAAAGGAGATACACTATACATTCACTCTTTAGATAGACTTGGACGAAACAAAGAGATGATTCTAAACGAGTGGAAAGACATCACACAGAACATCAAAGCACATATTGTTGTAGTTGATATGCTTTTACTGGATACACGAAAGTACAATGATTCAATCGGTTCATTTGTATCTGACTTGGTATTACAAATATTATCATGGGTTGCTGAGGAAGAGAGAATTAAGATTCAGACTCGCCAAGCGGAGGGCATAGCTTCAGCAAAGGCACAAGGTAAACACCTAGGAAGACCTAAAACATCTATTACATCTGAATTTGAGCAGGCTTATAAACAATGGAAAGCAGGAGAAATCACTGCGGTTGAAGCAATGAAGAAATCAAATATGACTAAGGCAACATTCTATCGCAAGGTTAAGGAATATGAAGCTAGCTAA
- a CDS encoding FRG domain-containing protein: MEQANSISIFNKVIEHYSNEKDVWFRGQGAKYEEITSSIARDKGYLNYEFALYAESIEMKQNEFEPLSKPIQRLAKLQHYGIPTRLIDVTTEPLIALFFAVQDTKKDDGYVYLYSQKSHEMNSKQINLLSLLATLKDYDIGNIQQQYKCYFYESISKEEILNLAEETIFVKPLDELKELNPRLYNQKGTFAICGNIVEGEKILRQLKTLDTIEPIAIVKIPYEYKASVKRELDEKYGINETFIYPELPSVAEYIKEKYKYINFSSEGMYSVIEESDIPHPNASRVSLVIVLNEPLNIDEIKKIVVGILEEKSDNDVVWIYVAKNGSDYIMRNWILTGQWINNSLDDKYKPIAIGEMDEKGFYWNVANDYSVLSDYYEENVFIDDKILFIKNHGLYEAIFPLYNLLRSLFISQKIDLFDKEVSNNAELINECFMNFGDFGHSKDKYLDDFLHKYQEFIAIFDNIPLWVKREDLSSEALNYQISRCFQEADEIVKTIQSEGEIWREKLNIKQRDIENAKKYSHNSPF; the protein is encoded by the coding sequence ATGGAACAAGCAAATAGTATATCCATTTTTAATAAGGTGATAGAACACTACAGTAATGAAAAGGATGTTTGGTTTCGAGGACAAGGTGCTAAATATGAAGAAATTACTTCCAGCATTGCAAGAGATAAAGGGTATTTAAACTATGAATTTGCTCTTTATGCTGAGTCTATAGAAATGAAACAGAATGAATTTGAACCACTGTCAAAACCAATTCAACGTTTAGCAAAACTTCAGCATTATGGTATCCCAACTAGACTAATTGATGTTACAACTGAGCCACTCATTGCACTGTTCTTTGCTGTGCAAGACACCAAGAAAGATGATGGATATGTTTATCTATACTCACAAAAGTCTCATGAAATGAATAGTAAACAAATCAATTTACTCTCTCTTTTAGCAACCCTTAAAGATTATGACATTGGAAATATTCAACAACAATATAAGTGTTATTTTTATGAATCGATTTCTAAAGAAGAAATTTTAAATTTGGCAGAGGAAACTATTTTTGTTAAACCTTTGGATGAGTTAAAGGAACTAAATCCTCGATTATACAATCAAAAAGGAACGTTTGCTATTTGCGGAAATATAGTTGAAGGAGAAAAAATCCTTCGTCAATTAAAAACACTAGATACTATTGAACCAATTGCCATTGTTAAAATTCCCTACGAATATAAAGCTTCTGTAAAGCGTGAATTAGATGAAAAATATGGAATAAACGAGACCTTTATATATCCAGAGTTGCCATCAGTAGCTGAATATATAAAAGAAAAATACAAATATATTAATTTTTCTAGTGAAGGTATGTATTCAGTAATTGAAGAGTCAGATATCCCTCACCCTAACGCATCTCGTGTTTCATTAGTTATCGTATTAAATGAACCACTGAATATTGATGAAATAAAGAAAATAGTAGTTGGTATATTAGAAGAAAAATCAGATAATGATGTAGTTTGGATTTATGTAGCTAAAAATGGTAGCGATTATATCATGCGGAATTGGATTTTAACTGGACAATGGATAAATAATTCTTTGGATGATAAGTATAAACCCATTGCAATTGGAGAAATGGACGAAAAGGGGTTTTACTGGAATGTGGCAAATGATTATAGTGTACTGAGTGATTATTATGAAGAAAATGTTTTTATTGACGATAAGATATTGTTTATTAAAAATCATGGTTTATACGAGGCGATTTTTCCCCTATACAACCTATTACGAAGCTTGTTTATATCTCAGAAGATTGATTTGTTTGATAAAGAAGTATCAAACAATGCTGAATTAATAAACGAGTGTTTTATGAACTTTGGTGATTTTGGTCACTCAAAAGATAAGTACTTAGATGATTTTCTTCATAAATATCAAGAATTTATAGCAATATTTGACAATATACCATTATGGGTCAAAAGGGAAGATTTAAGCAGTGAGGCTTTGAATTACCAGATTTCAAGATGCTTTCAAGAAGCGGATGAGATAGTTAAAACTATTCAATCGGAAGGTGAGATTTGGAGAGAAAAACTAAATATTAAACAAAGAGATATTGAAAATGCCAAAAAATACTCACACAATTCACCTTTTTAA
- a CDS encoding excalibur calcium-binding domain-containing protein, producing the protein MQKWIGKRPTMGQKALVSKYDKLLMQAQNTILNPTEKILKVIEAECDKKSGRELDGVFILTTESVLFISKREHMVYKYSQISDIDVRTDGKDKNEWQITLQIGRSRRTFDDIKKNDDSQEFIEILEHMITNQSQKIITTVTHDFDYFLHAETLENLRNREIKITSFLMKRDDMGHTKNGERLLREKHKDAELIVEGFYQDKQKKGNFIVVDNNVLLYEYDNKERKAKQINKWSYNFFTNAVIDHFAIKTVISNDEGKLVLNSSGKDFANILSKVNIPFKFKKRKLHQKILGFRSGKWWKKTIASLVYLFTLLMIIAIVFGEEPTETDSIKSTTEVSDSESEKAEEEARLAEEQRKQEEEARLAEEQRKQEEEARLAEEQRKQEEEARLAEEQRKQEEEARLAEEQRKQEEEARLAEEQEQQTNVFYKNCSQAKAAGAAPIHKGEPGYAKHLDRDGDGVGCDS; encoded by the coding sequence ATGCAAAAGTGGATTGGTAAAAGACCTACAATGGGTCAAAAAGCACTGGTTTCAAAGTATGATAAATTATTAATGCAAGCACAAAATACAATCTTAAATCCGACTGAAAAAATTCTAAAAGTTATAGAGGCAGAATGTGATAAAAAAAGTGGTCGTGAACTAGATGGAGTTTTTATTTTAACGACGGAATCTGTTTTATTTATTTCTAAACGTGAACACATGGTTTATAAATATTCACAAATTAGTGATATTGATGTTCGTACCGACGGAAAAGACAAAAATGAGTGGCAGATAACACTTCAGATTGGTCGGTCAAGACGAACATTTGATGATATTAAGAAAAATGATGATAGCCAAGAATTTATTGAAATTTTAGAACATATGATTACAAATCAATCTCAAAAGATTATTACAACTGTTACTCATGATTTTGATTATTTCCTACATGCTGAAACGTTAGAAAATTTACGAAATCGTGAAATTAAAATTACATCATTTCTTATGAAGCGAGATGATATGGGGCATACAAAAAATGGCGAGAGATTATTGCGTGAAAAGCATAAAGATGCTGAACTAATTGTTGAAGGTTTCTATCAAGATAAACAGAAAAAGGGTAACTTTATTGTAGTTGATAATAATGTACTACTATATGAATATGATAATAAGGAACGAAAGGCTAAACAAATTAACAAATGGTCTTATAACTTCTTTACTAATGCAGTTATTGACCACTTTGCAATTAAAACAGTAATTAGTAATGATGAAGGCAAACTAGTACTAAATAGTTCAGGTAAAGATTTTGCTAATATACTGTCAAAAGTTAATATCCCTTTTAAATTTAAAAAAAGAAAATTGCATCAAAAAATACTTGGCTTCCGAAGTGGAAAGTGGTGGAAAAAGACTATTGCTTCGCTTGTTTATTTATTCACTTTGCTAATGATTATTGCAATAGTTTTTGGAGAAGAACCTACGGAAACTGACTCTATTAAATCAACTACTGAGGTATCTGATTCTGAATCAGAGAAGGCTGAAGAAGAGGCTCGTTTAGCAGAGGAACAGCGTAAACAAGAAGAAGAGGCTCGTTTAGCAGAGGAACAGCGTAAACAAGAAGAAGAGGCTAGATTAGCAGAGGAACAGCGTAAACAAGAAGAAGAGGCTCGTTTAGCAGAGGAACAGCGTAAACAAGAAGAAGAGGCTCGTTTAGCAGAGGAACAGCGTAAACAAGAAGAAGAAGCTAGATTAGCAGAGGAACAGGAACAACAGACTAATGTATTTTATAAAAACTGTTCTCAAGCAAAGGCGGCAGGTGCTGCACCAATTCATAAAGGCGAGCCAGGATACGCCAAACACCTTGACAGAGATGGAGATGGAGTTGG